The Ferrimonas balearica DSM 9799 genome includes the window GATGATCGCCGAAGGCTATGGCGACCGCCGTACCATCGAGCGCCGCATCAACGCCATGGAAGCCTGGCTGGCCAATCCGGAGCTGATGGAAGCCGATGCCGATGCCGAGTACACCGAGGTGATCGAGATCGATCTGGCCGAGATCAAAGAGCCGATCCTGTGTGCACCGAACGACCCGGACGACGCTCGTCTGCTGTCCGACGTGCAGGGCGACAAGATCGACGAAGTGTTCATCGGTTCCTGTATGACCAACATCGGTCACTTCCGTGCCGCCGGTAAACTGCTGGATAAGTTCAAGGGCGCTCTGCCGACCCGCCTGTGGGTGGCGCCGCCGACCAAGATGGACCAGCAGCAGCTGATCGACGAAGGCTACTACGGCATCTACGGCCGTGTTGGTGCCCGCACCGAGATGCCGGGTTGTTCACTGTGTATGGGTAACCAGGCCCGAGTGGCTGACGGTGCCTCCGTGGTGTCCACCTCCACCCGTAACTTCCCCAACCGTCTGGGTACCGGTGCCAATGTGTACCTGGCCTCGGCGGAGCTGGCGGCGGTTGCCTCCATCCTCGGCAAACTGCCGACCGTGGCGGAGTACCTGGAGTACGCGAAGACCATCGATGCGCAGGCGGCGGACACCTACCGCTACCTGAACTTCCACCAGATGGAGCAGTACACCAAGCCGGCCGGTGAGGTGATTGTGCAGCAGCCGGCGTAAGCGCCGACGGCTGAGCATGAAAAAACGCCCCGCGATTGCGGGGCGTTTTTGTGTCGGTGCGTGACGTCGAGCGGGGCGCTACGCCGACTCGCTGCCACTCAATCTTCAGCTGGCTTCGCTGTGACGCTCAAACAGCGCTTCAAGCAAACGGTCTTCCAGTTCGAACCGCTCCTCCATCTTCTGGCCCAGTTCAGACAGATCCTGATCCAGCTCCATCATGATGTCGTCATTGACGCCGTTGGTGTACTTGTCGTTGAAATCGAGCGCGGCATCGGTACTGGCGGAGATTTTGGGCACCAGGCTTTGGGCAAGGGCCTTGGCGTGTTCGCCACTCTGCTCGCAGGCAGTGGATACCTGGTCGTAGACCTCAAAATGCCCCTCAGACATGTAGTCCACCAGCAGATTGCAGAACTGTTGAACGCGGGTTTCGTCCGGAAGGTGGCCCTTCTCCCCCTCATAGGGCGGTAATCCGGCCAGTTGGCAGTAGTGGATCAGTAACTGACGACGACTTTCCAGCCAGTTATCGATAAGCGTATTGGAGCCTCCCCAGGCGTCCACGGCCCTTTCTAA containing:
- a CDS encoding Rsd/AlgQ family anti-sigma factor, whose amino-acid sequence is MLTKLERAVDAWGGSNTLIDNWLESRRQLLIHYCQLAGLPPYEGEKGHLPDETRVQQFCNLLVDYMSEGHFEVYDQVSTACEQSGEHAKALAQSLVPKISASTDAALDFNDKYTNGVNDDIMMELDQDLSELGQKMEERFELEDRLLEALFERHSEAS